In one Oscillospiraceae bacterium genomic region, the following are encoded:
- a CDS encoding PadR family transcriptional regulator encodes MARKKLDTLTEQMYYVLLALREERHGYGVMQYISELTQGRVTVGAGTLYALLDRFEGDGLIRRTAEADKRKYYRLTSEGDQALRAEYERIRRQAEDMDRVLRGEGPR; translated from the coding sequence GTGGCGCGGAAAAAGCTGGACACCCTGACCGAGCAGATGTACTACGTCCTGCTGGCCCTGCGGGAGGAGCGCCACGGCTACGGGGTGATGCAGTACATCTCGGAGCTGACCCAGGGCCGGGTGACGGTGGGGGCCGGGACGCTCTACGCCCTGCTGGACCGCTTCGAGGGGGACGGCCTCATCCGCCGCACCGCCGAGGCGGACAAGCGGAAATACTACCGGCTCACCTCCGAGGGGGATCAGGCCCTGCGGGCGGAGTACGAGCGCATCCGCCGCCAGGCGGAGGACATGGACCGCGTGCTGCGGGGGGAGGGACCGAGATGA
- a CDS encoding sugar fermentation stimulation protein SfsA — MIYQHITKGRFLARPNRFIAHVELAGETAVCHVKNTGRCRELLVPGAAVYLERSDNPARKTLYDLVAVEKETASGPLLINMDAQAPNKAFQEWASGGAFVENLTLLRPETTYGKSRFDFYFEAGERKGFVEVKGVTLEEDGLARFPDAPTERGVKHLEELIACKAAGYEAYICFVIQMAGMDAFAPNDRTHPAFGEALRRAAAAGVEVLARQCTVTPESLALAGPVPISL; from the coding sequence TTGATCTATCAGCATATCACAAAGGGCCGCTTCCTGGCCCGGCCCAACCGCTTTATCGCCCACGTGGAGCTGGCGGGGGAGACCGCAGTCTGCCACGTGAAGAACACCGGCCGGTGCCGGGAGCTGCTGGTGCCCGGCGCGGCGGTCTACCTGGAGCGGTCGGACAATCCGGCCAGAAAGACACTGTACGACCTGGTGGCGGTGGAAAAAGAGACGGCCTCCGGCCCTCTGCTCATCAATATGGACGCCCAGGCCCCCAACAAAGCCTTTCAGGAGTGGGCCTCCGGCGGGGCGTTTGTGGAAAACCTGACCCTGCTGCGGCCCGAGACCACTTATGGCAAGTCCCGCTTCGACTTCTACTTTGAGGCCGGTGAAAGAAAGGGCTTTGTGGAGGTCAAGGGCGTGACCCTGGAGGAGGACGGCCTGGCGCGCTTCCCCGACGCGCCCACGGAGCGAGGCGTGAAGCACCTGGAGGAGCTGATTGCCTGCAAGGCGGCGGGCTACGAGGCCTATATCTGCTTCGTCATCCAGATGGCGGGCATGGACGCCTTCGCCCCCAACGACCGCACCCACCCCGCCTTTGGGGAGGCCCTGCGCCGGGCCGCGGCGGCGGGCGTGGAGGTGCTGGCCCGGCAATGCACGGTCACGCCGGAGTCCCTGGCCCTGGCCGGGCCGGTCCCCATATCACTCTGA